ACGACTGTTGCTTCACATCAATCAGTGGATATTTATTCCTTTCTGAGTCCATGCGGTAAATACACAGATCATACCGGAGGGAATCCGCTGGAACATTTGATTTAATACGGGTACTGAGGTGGTAAACAGCCATAAGTTAATCCATTAATATATGCAGGTTAATATTTTCAGCAGATTCGGCATAATGCCATCCGGTAACCCCGTATTCATCGGTAATACCAGCTTCAGCACGTCCGTCCGGGAACATCAGAGTGTAGCGGCAACCAGCCATTAGCTGGCCATCGTCACCAGCGCACTGAAAGCGAATACAGTTCCGGGCGCTGGCATCCTGTGCCTGCTGCGCCGGGACAGGCGACTGACTGGTATTGCGGGAGGTCAGAGAGCCAGTACCTGTGCTGGTAGACTGTGTGGCTGAACCGTAAACATAGTGATCGGGGCAACGGCACAGCACTTTGTCACCTGTGGCAGCATATGCTTTGCCTTCTTCTGCCCAGTCCTGTGCAGAGGCAAGGATTTCAAAATAGCCATTACATTTGCTGCATGAGGCTTTATCGCCGGTTCGGGCTATCGCTTTATTCCCTTCAAACCAGGATGCCGTTACCGAAATAATTTCACCGTAACTTGTTTTGTCGCCAAGGCAGGCCAGTGCTCTTGCCATCATTAATCCCTCAATATATAAGCATATAAGCGGTTATACTCACCAGCATCATACAACAATCACAACTTAATCAAAATCACTCGCTTCTGATTGCCGGTACAGTGCCTGAATGCGGCATATCCGGGAGGGCCTGTACCCTGTCGCGTCTGCCGTTTCACGAATGCTTAGTTTCTTGACCTGGCGGTAGTACAGGACTTTCTGATGTCGCTCCTGATCGGCCTGTTTACCCCAGTATTTCCCCAGTGTATGTGACCGTTCAATTCCCTGCTTCTGGCGCTGGCGGCATTCTGAGGGCAGATGGACAGAATTAGCTCAGGCCGCTATGCAGGGCAGATTAACCCGAAATATGGGCAAGAGCCTGGACGTCAGTTTTATACCCATATTTCGGATCAATACAGCCCATTTTACACCTGCATAATAAGTCGGGTCAGGGATTCAACCCCTGTTCTCGATGGCTTGCTGTAAGGAGAAGCCCGTAACGCGCTGACGCGCGCGGTATTCCTGCACCATCTGGGTGAAATCAGGGATCGTAAACCGGAACATCAGAGCTACCGCGCCAGTGGACTGACGCTGCTGACGGCAGCTATCTCGCTGTGGAATACCGTATATATGGAAAGAGCGGTCGATGCCCTGAAGCGCAAAGGGATGAAGATCAACGAGCAACTGCTATCGTATTTGTCCTCGCCAGGCTGGGAACACATCAATCTTACAGGCGATTATATCTGGAAAAGCAATCGAATACCGGCTTCCGGTAAGTTTCGTCGGCTGCGGCCAGCTAAAGCAGGGAGGTTAAAAAACGACCTTAACGTACAATAATTTTCGATATCCAAACTGATCCCCTTGTACTTGTTTTCGCCGGGTATCCCGTATTGCTACCGTGGCAGAAGATATACGGGAGCATGCCTTCGCATACTCCCGTTTTATTATTTTGTTTTCAACACCAGTGCCTGTGGATTAAGCACTAATTGCTGATATGCCGTCACCCATGCCGCATATTGCTCAGGGGCCGCCCAGACCCGATAGTGCAACCGTGACATTGTGGCAGGGTCACTTAACAGCAGCAGACAATGTTCGCGATCCAGTTTTTCCGGTTTTTCGCTCAGTGCCTGTTCTATATGGCGTTCACGGGTTATTTCCAGCGCTTCACTCTGACCATGACGCGCAGTCGCCATCGCTGTCGCTAGCGCATTAAATGAGGGATTAAAGATGGCATGCATAAAGCCATTATCCAGCGCTCGCTGATGATTCACCACCAGATACTTATCGGTATCCTGCAAGACCGGTGGTGGCGAATACTCTTCCGGGATCAGAAAGAGTTTACAACGTAAAGCACGCAATCCCAGGGTTGCCCGACTGGAAATCACCGACACAAAGGGGGATAGAATCAGTGAGAACACAATTGGTGCCAGCCAGAATAAAAAGCGCAAATCCAGCCATGCCATACCTGTCGCCCATACCAGCCCCAGTAATAACTGAGAACCATGCCGTTTAAACGCTTCACGCCACGGTGTCGAATCATCATCACGTTGTGGGGAATTCCATACCACTTTCCAGCCCATGAAGGCACTGGCCACAAATACGGTATGAAACATCATCCGCACCGGTGCCAGCAACACCGAGAATAACACTTCGAGTAACAAAGAAAGCGTCACGCGGAAAAAGCCACCATAGGCTTTTGGACCTTTGCACCATACCAGAATGATGCTCAGTAATTTGGGCAAAAACAGCAGCACCATTGTCGATGCGAACAGTGCGATCGCCAGTTCCGGACGCCACTGTGGCCATACGGGGAATAACTGTCGCGGTTGTAAAAAGTATTGTGGTTCGGTCAATACGTGTACGATCTGTAATGCCGTCGATAACGCAAGGAACATAAACCACAGCGGTGCCGACAGGTAAGACATCACCCCGGTCAGAAATACCGCCCGATGTACCGGATGCATACCTTTTACCAGGAACAAGCGGAAGTTCATCAGGTTGCCATGACACCAGCGACGATCGCGTTTCAGTTCATCCAGCAAATTCGGCGGCAGTTCTTCATAGGAGCCAGGCAGATCATAGGCAATCCATACTCCCCATCCGGCACGCCGCATTAATGCCGCCTCGACGAAGTCATGAGACAGAATAGACCCGGCAAAAGAGCCCTCTCCCGGCAAAGGCGCCAGGGCGCAGTGCTCAATAAACGGTTTCACCCGGATAATCGCATTGTGTCCCCAGTAATGGGATTCGCCAAGCTGCCAGAAATGTAAACCAGCCGTGAATAACGGCCCGTAGACACGCGTCGCAAACTGCTGACAGCGCGCATAGAGCGTATCCATCCCCGCCGCGCGCGGTGAGGACTGGATAATTCCGGCATTCGGATTGGCCTCCATCAGACGCACTAACTGCGTCAGACATTCCCCGGTCATGACCGAATCGGCATCCAGCACAACCATATAACTATACTGGCTACCCCAGCGACGGCAGAAGTCATCAATATTACCGCTTTTCCGTTTTACCCGACGGCGGCGGCGGCGATAAAAAATCCGCCCTTCGCCCTGCACTTCAGCAATCAGTTCCATCCAGGCCTTCTGCTCAGAAACGCAGATATCGGGATCATAACTGTCACTGAGGATATAGACATCAAAATGCTGTTGCTGACCGGTGGCTTTTATCGACTCCCAGGTCGCACGCAGCCCGGCAAACACTCGATCAACATCTTCATTACAGATAGGCATGATCAGCGCAGTGCGATGCTCAGGATTCAGTGGCTCATTACCGACAACAGAAGAGGAGATACTGTATTTATCACGTCCGATCAGCAGTTGCAGAAATCCCATCAATGCCGTCCAGAACCCAGCTGAAATCCAGAAAAACAGGATGGCGAACAGCACCAGAATGCCGGATTGCAGCACATACGGCAGCAATTGCATAAAGGAGATCCACAGATCCTGACCGGCCATATCCAGCGGGTTAATCAACGCCCATCCCTGATAAGGCAGAACGGTTTTCATATACCAGGTGGCAACCACGGTTTGTGACAGCGTCAGCAACAACAGGATATAGCGCCGAATTGTCCCCACCGTGCGCCATTTTTGCTCAATCGCCCGCTCTTCTTTGGTCAGACGAGAAAGATAACGCGGCGTGACGTCACGTCCACGCAATCGATCCCAGAAGCGACCAAATGGGTTGGTTCGCCACGGATCAGGGGACATCGGAAAACGTTTCACTTTTGGTGTCGCGCGAAGCTGGGTACGATCTTCCGCATCTTCTGTTAACTGGTTGCCTGCCAGCGAGTCTGGCCAGCTATGTTCCAGCCGTGATCGGACAGAACCCAACGGTGAGTCATCATCACGCAGATAAACACGATGTTCAGCATCCAGCGCCTGATGCACGGCCTGCAGACTGGTATCAGGAAGCGCGGCCTTTTCAGCGTCTGACAGCGGCAGCGCTTTAATATACTTGATTGTATTATTCATTGGCAGGTAGCTGATAGCTCCATGTTTCACTCAATGTCTGATCAGCGTTGACCAGTGCCGCCCGCATTTCAGTGGTTTTCTTCGGATCTTTCACTTTGACACGCAGAATCATACGCCATCCTTTCACCGCAGGATTATAACGAACGACATTTTCAATAATATCGGCATTATCATTACTGCTGACCTGTGCCGTTATCGGGGTATCAGCAGGCAGTTTTTTCATTTCAGCGCCGGTGAAGTCGACAATAAAGGCTACCGTACCATCCGGCTGACGGGTCAGATTGGATTGTTTTACGTCACCGACAGCACGGCGGGTTTGTAAAACATAGGCGTTATCTGGCGCATGCAGTTTATCTTCATCACGACTGAAAACAATCGAGTACTGAAACTCCATCTCTTTTCCTGGTTCCGGTAATTGATCCGGTATCCAGTAAGTTACGATATTATCATTGGTTTCATCGTTGGTCGGAATTTCAACCAGTTCGATTTTCCCTTTACCCCAGTCACCTTTCGGTGTTATCCACGCCCCCGGACGCAGGTCATAACGATCATCAAGATCTTCAAAGCGGGAGAATTGTCGTCCGCGTTGCAGCAGGCCAAATCCTTTAGGATTTTCCATGGTATAGCTGCTGACCGCCAGACGTTTTGGATTATTCAGCGGACGCCAGATCCATTCATCATTACCGGCCAGTATCGCCAGGCCATCAGAGTCATGCAGCTCTGGTCGATAATTGAGTGTCGGTGAAGGTTGGTTGGAACCGAACAGGAACATACTGGTTAATGGCGCGATACTCAGTTTGCCGACTTTATCGCGTAAATACACTTTTGACTGAACATCAACCGTGGTATTACGACCCGGCATAACCACAAAACGGTATGCCCCTGTCGCACGAGGCGAATCCAGTAACGCATAAATAGTCAAACGCTTATCCAGCGGTTTGGGACGTTCAATCCAGTATTCACGAAAACGCGGGAACTCTTCCCCGGAAGGCAAGGCGGTATCAATGGCCAGCCCACGCGCAGATAAGCCATAAACCTGTCCCATGCCGATAACACGGAAGTAACTGGCACCCAGCATACTGACGATTTCGTCTCTTTTTTCTTTGTTATTGATCGGATACAGGATCTTGAATCCAGCAAAACCGAGGTTTTTTACCGTATTTTTATCAAACTTAACGTTGCCAAAATCAAAATAATCCGGGCTATATTTGATTTTTCGGACACTACTGGCCGTCACTTCGTTGATCGTGACAGGGGTATCGAAGTACATCCCCTGATGATAAAACTCAAGCCTGAACGGGATTTTTTGATTGTTCCAGTAGGCTTTATCGTGATTAAACTGAATTTGCTGGTATTCCGCATACTTCATATCACGAAAAACGGAGGGTAGGTTACTCTTCGGCGCTTCATAACTTTTTCCGGCTAACGTCCTGGCCTCTTTTGCAACATCATCAATACTGAACGCCCATGCCGATGGAGTGCACAGGGACAACATCACGACTGCGCTTAGCCAGCGCAGCTGGATCATCTGTGATTTTATTTTCATATAAGTAAGCACTTCCCCCCTTTATGTGCTTAAGTCGATCCGCGCTATTTTAATGGCAATCCAGGTAATCCGACAACATAAACCCTGCGTTATTAATGCTATCAATACTGACCAGCGCAAAGTAACACTTGTACATACATTTTGCGTATTTATCCTGGAGACAGGCCATTAGCATTAATGTAAATTGATTGACAAAGTAAATATTATTGCCTCTGTAATAAGGCAAGTTCATTAAATTTTAATGCCACTTCTATTGTATGAAAAATACGCCACCACAACGTGAATATTTCCTGGATAGCATCCGGGCATGGCTGATGCTGCTGGGTATCCCGTTTCACCTGTCACTGATCTATTCCACCCACCACTGGCATGTCAATAGTGCCGTGCCTTCGTGGGGTCTGACCCTGTTTAACGACTTCATCCATGCTTTTCGTATGCAGGTATTCTTTGTCATTTCGGGTTACTTTTCTTACATGCTGTTCCTGCGTTATCCGCTCAGGAAATGGTGGACTATCCGTATTGAACGTGTCGCCATTCCGATGCTGACCGCTATCCCACTGCTGACAGTACCACAGTTTATCATGCTGCAATATACCCGTGGTAAAGCGGCTCGCTGGCATACCCTTTCTGGCTATGATCACTTCAATATTCTGTCATGGGAATTAATTTCACATCTGTGGTTTTTACTGGTGCTGGTATTGCTGACATCATTGGCTGTCGTGTTATTCAGATGGCTAAACCACCGTCGCAGCAGAAATTTATCGCCACTTAGTGACACCGTCACGCTGAGTAAAATCAGTTTACTCTTTCTGCTACTGGGTGTGCTGTATGCCCTGTTTCGTCGGACGCTGTTCATCTTATATGCGCCCGTTCTCAGCAATGGGCTATTTCATTTCATGGTTATGCAGACACTGTTTTATCTGCCTTTCTTCCTGCTTGGTGCACAAATATTTATCAATCCGCGCCTTAAGAAACGGTTTACCACCCCATCACCGGGATGCTTCCTCGGCGCTGTACTGGGCTTTATTGCCTACCGTCTGAATCAACACTATGGTTCTGGCAGCGAATGGCTATACGAAATGGATGCGATTATCACCATGGTACTGGGCGTCTGGATGGTCAATGTGGTATTTTCGCTGGGTTATCGACTGCTTGATTTTCAGTCAATTCGCGTCACGTATTTTGTTAACGCATCGCTGTTTATTTATCTGGTGCATCATCCACTGACTCTGCTGTATGGCGTGTGGATCGCGCCGATGATTCAATCCAACGGCGCAGGTTTTATCGCTGGCCTGGTCTTCGTTATGGGTATCGCACTGATGTTGTATGAAGCGCATTTGCGGCTCCCGCTATTACGCTTTCTCTTTTCAGGAAAATATCCAGCCGCCGGAGTAAAATCTTCCTTACTACCTGCGGCTACTCCTTTCCCGGTACACGGCTCTTCCGACTGAGATCGCTCCTTTGCCAGGTGCCGCGACTTCTGCGGCACCGGTTAATTATGATTGCGTACTTTCCTGCAATTCATCCCACATTGCCGAAATCGCTTCGCGGGTTAAAGGAGCCATCGCGCGCCAGAACGGTGTCACCGCATGGGCTTCGACTTTTCCGAGGAATGTGGCATACCAGGGCATAATGTAGCGGGCAAACAGCGTTTCGAGAATGGCATTTTCATCTTCATTGATTGCGCGATGATCCTCCAGCCAGGAGGCAGCCAGCAACAATGCGCCAATATGATCGGCCTTACCTTCTTCACAAGGCACGCCATGCTGAGACAAAAAGTGGCGGACATCTGGCTCATTCAGCGCTTCACTCCAGCACCCACCTTGTGGAGAAACAGAGCATGCTTCCCCCACAAACAGGGCGTTATAGTCTGCGGTCAGTGCGGGTATTGCACAATTTTTTTGTAACCGTTTTAGCAGTTTATCCTGCTCCAGCGGCCAGCTTGCGGCGAGTTTGCCTTCACGGATCACATCAAATAGCGGTATTAACAGCGGGTCCTGTGGCGAACGATAGAACAATGAGCCAAGCACCCGGCAAAGCATGGAAAATTCATTCATTTTTTCTTTCCTGTGATTAAACTAAACGCCTGGCCCAGCAGGCATTATTGGCACAAGGACAGTGCGGAGAAACCGCAGCGTACAGGTTTTCGAGCACTACCCAGGGACAAAATGGCAAGTAAAATAGCCTGATAAGCCAGGCGCTAAAGATCAGCAAATTCCGGAATAGCTGGCATGCCACGAGCGATTAAAAAGTCGAGTAAACGACGTGGTGATACATTCAGGATCCGATCTTCAGGGAAGTTAACATCATCAAGAATTTTACGACACGCCGTGAATTCTCCCAGGGTAAATGCAGTATGGGAATCGGAGCCTAATGCCACCCATCCTCCGGCGTCACGTACTGCGGCGGCAATCTCCCGGCAATTATGTTCACTGCCTGCACGCGAAGAAACAAAAGAGGAGTTATTGATTTCCAGCGCCACCTGATATTGCGCGGCCGCTTTTGCCACCTCCGGGATATCGATGGGAAACTTCGGATTACCGGGATGGCTAATAATATGCACCGCCCCCCTCGCCATTGTGGCAATCATCGCCTCAGTATGAACCGCTTTATTTTGTGGCGCAAAAACCGGCTCATGGAACCCGGCAAGCAATAAATCCAGTGAAGATAACATCGCGTCAGAACAGTCGATTTCCCCGTGGACATTTTTAATGTTGGCTTCAATGCCACGTAAAATAGCGATACCATCTACCCGTCTCGGCCAGATACGCATATTGACAAAATGCCAGTAATGCGGCGCATCGGCCATCTCGGGTCCATGATCCGTAATAGCGAACAGTTTTATCCCCTTAAGCTTTGCTTGCGCAATATAATCATGCAGGGTGCTGTAAGCATGGGTACTGGCGACAGTATGCATATGCAGGTCAACAGGATACATCACATTTTCCTCCTCTGTTTGCGGCAAGGATAGCAGGAATTCGCGTCGGTGATTAACAAAATAGTGCGCCATCCCGCCACTATGCGCGCCGATGCCAGCGGGATGTACGCCAGCATCAGCGTTATCATCAGTAAACAGCGGGATAATCGTATATTTAAGCTGCAAATTGCCTGAAGTTTGGCTAAATACGCTTTTTTTTGCAAAAGTTTATTGACGAATGATCGAGATTTTCCTACATTAGCGCCCGTTCCCGCTAGCATCGGGGATGACAATATGGTGAGGTGTCCGAGTGGCTGAAGGAGCACGCCTGGAAAGTGTGTATACGGCAACGTATCGGGGGTTCGAATCCCCCCCTCACCGCCATATTACGAGCGCATGTTATTAATTAACATGCGCTTTTTCTTTTATCCGTTTCTTCGATATACCCTTACCGTCTGGCTTATTCTGGCTCAGTTAAGCAGGCAACGGACAACTCACATCCCTTTCATCTCGCTGCCAGTGTCGTCCCTCCTGTTTTTAGTTCCACCGCCAGTCAGGATCTCCAGCCCACTTTTCCTTTGCGGTATAGCGCTATGCGGGCGCTTTTCGTTATTCTCCGTGCACCAGTTGATCCCCACCTCCGAAAGAATGTGCTGGATAAACTGCAAATCCGTTCCCGCCACCGGGTACGTGTACGCTGTGGTTTCTCCGCACTGTCCGTATCCAAACTGGCTGCGTCAATAACCAAGTGGTATAGACTCTTAATCGTGTAAAAACAAAAATTCGGCTAATTCGTTTGATATATGATTGCATTGTAAATATTTTTTCTTCCCTTCATTCGACAGAGAAACCCAAAAAGGAGACCAGTAGACATCCCACCAGAATTCCATTCCTCCCTGCAAACTACCGATTGTTTCAAAATCACAACACGGAAAAACATCATTTGGAGTCGGGGATTAAAGGCCTTCTTCGCACAGCGCTTTAATAAAATGATTGTTGTTTGTTATTATATCGATTACTGTCTGATGAAACTCTTCAAATCTATAGTAATGTAACGTTTTTTCATTATTTAGCAGGCATTCTTTTTCTTTTGTTATTTTCTTTTGAAAATGAGACTCAATCATTTTTTCTAATGTTATTATATTATCAGGTTTAATCATGAATCTTGCTGAATAGGCATATATATCACTTTTTTCGGTCATGTATTCAACGTGTTTATCATGTTGTATAATCACTCTTTTTAACAGGTGCGCCAGATGGCTAAAATTGATGTAACATGCCCGTTTTGTCAACAAACTGAACCCGTTAAAAAGCATGGCGTGGGTAAGTCCGGATTTCAGCGCTATCGTTGTCAGTCATGCTGTCGTACTTTCCAGACCGATTATGCTTATCGTGCCTGCCGCCCCGGCATGAAAGAACAAATTGTTGACCTTGCTATGAATAATGCCGGTATCCGTGATACCGCACGGACTCTACATATCAGCATCAATGCCGTTGTCCGCACTTTAAAAAACCCGCGCCACGATGTGTAACCACATTGCCGCTGGATAATCAGCAAATCCAGCTTATCTGTGAAGTGGATGAGATGTGGTCTTTTGCTGGCAGTAAAAAGCAGCAACGCTGGCTGTGGTATGCGTGGGAGCCTCGTCTCAAACGTATTATTGCGCCTACTTTTGGGCGCAGGAGCAAAAAGACACTGCGCAGGTTACTGAGATTACTGTCAGGTTTTCATGTCGCCTTCTGGTGTACCGATAACTTCAGCGCATATGACATACTGCCGGATAAAAAACATATCAGGGGTAAGCTTTACACGCAGCGGATTGAACGGGAAAACCTGAATCTGCGTAACCGCTTAAAGCGACTGAATCGTAAGACCCTGGGGTACTCAAAATCTGTTGAGATGCATGACAGGATCATCGGCACTTTTATTGAGCGCAAATATTATGTTTGAGACAAAATAAACACATTGAATACATCACCGGAAGGTCACGGCCTTCGGGCCTCTCCGGCGTCCAGGTAATTAGCGGGCCGTCGATACCATGAGCCGGTGTGAACTCATAGCGGTTATTTTCACTATTCCACACCATGTTTGCCGTGCGCACACCTTCATACGGCGTCCCTTCACCGGTATGGACGCCATAGACCCGCATATTGCCCTGCTCATCCTGTCGCCAGAAGAATCTTACCCGGGTTGTCGCTTTTGCTCCGGTAAGGGCTTTCTGTCTCAGTTCGGCTTTGTTGAATAATAGTGAACCATGCTGTTTTATCACACCTGTTTTGGTCATAAATGCTGGTCTCTACTGCGAGAAGCTTCCGACCCTGACCTTAACCTTCTGATTTTACGTTGAGGAAGACCGATGTTTTTGTAGGCACGCAGCATAATATCTATTTATTCAACAAAGCCTCTCAGTTCTTCTTCGTACCAGAATTCATCCCGTCCGGGAACCCTGTCACTCCCTTCACCCGCAGACGGAATGTAATTCGATTTATTTAACAAGCCCCTTTTAAATCCGAACATCCTTTCCTCGCCTGAAATTGCAGGTGTTTTTAAAATCTTATTCTCTCTGACTATCTTTGAAAAGTGGAAGCCCCTGGGATTTTCTCCATCTTATTATTTCGTTGATTACTCCATCAGGGCTATCTTCACGGTCATCCGGCGGATAGAATAGTAATCCATTGCCTTCAGGATGCTTTACAATTAGGTCAAAGTGTGCAACTAATTTATCTATGTATTGTTGTCGCTCTTTACCTTTTAATTTTTTAGGGTTTGTGAAAAATTCATTTAGGAACGATCTAAATTCATCTTCTGTGTATTCCTCAAGTTTTGACTTAAGCTCCATAAATCACCTATCTTTCTTTGAGTGTAAACTAATATGATTTCTAACGGTGTATATGCGCATGTTTTCAAAGTCATAAACAGCACCACCATCAATAATACGTTTTATATGGTGTATTTCAAATCTTTTCCTGCCACCAACTTGCTCTGGCACTATGCTGAAAGGAGCATTACCTTCTCTTATTTCCATTTGGTTCAGGCTTTTAAACTGACGCATCAATTCTGGACACTCAGCCACAGCAAGCCAAAACGGGTCATGTATTCAACGTGTTTATCATGTTGTATAATCACTCTTTTTAACAGGTGCGCCAGATGGCTAAAATTGATGTAACATGCCCGTTTTGTCAACAAACTGAACCCGTTAAAAAGCATGGTCTGGGCAAAGCTGGATTTCAGCGCTATCGCTGTCAGTCATGCTGCCGTACTTTCCAGGTCGATTACGCTTACCGTGCCTGCCAGCCCGGCATGAAAGAACAAATTGTTGACCTTGCCATGAATAATGCGGGTATCCGCGATACCGCAAGGACTCTGCATATCAGCATTAATGCCGTTGTCCGCACTTTAAAAAACTCGCCCCACGATGTGTAACCACGTTTCCGCTGGATAATCAGCAAATCCAGCTTATCTGTGAAGTGGATGAGTTGTGGTCTTTTGTCGGCAGTAAAAAGCAGCAACGCTGGCTGTGGTATGCATGGGAGCCTCGCCTCAAACGAATTATTGCTCATACTTTTGGACGCAGAAGCAAAAAGACACTGCGCAGGTTACTGAAATTATTGTCAGGTTTTAATGTTGCCTTCTGGTGTACCGATAACTTCAGCGCATATGACATACTGCCGGATAAAAAACATATCAGGGGTAAGCTTTACACGCAGCGGATTGAACGGGAAAACCTGAATCTGCGTAACCGGTTAAAGCGACTGAATCGTAAGACACTGGGGTACTCAAAATCTTTTGAAATGCATGACAGGATCATTGGTACTTTTATTGAGCGCAAATATTATGTTTGAGACGAGATAAACACATTGGATACATCACCGAAAAATGAATGATCTGAATAAAGACGTAATACCCGCCCCACACCACCAAAAGGCTTGTAGTTAGGTCTGTAAGTAATAGCATAGCAAGTGCCTTTTTTATTCCACATTACTTCATCGG
The sequence above is drawn from the Enterobacteriaceae bacterium ESL0689 genome and encodes:
- a CDS encoding PAAR domain-containing protein — encoded protein: MMARALACLGDKTSYGEIISVTASWFEGNKAIARTGDKASCSKCNGYFEILASAQDWAEEGKAYAATGDKVLCRCPDHYVYGSATQSTSTGTGSLTSRNTSQSPVPAQQAQDASARNCIRFQCAGDDGQLMAGCRYTLMFPDGRAEAGITDEYGVTGWHYAESAENINLHILMD
- the mdoH gene encoding glucans biosynthesis glucosyltransferase MdoH produces the protein MNNTIKYIKALPLSDAEKAALPDTSLQAVHQALDAEHRVYLRDDDSPLGSVRSRLEHSWPDSLAGNQLTEDAEDRTQLRATPKVKRFPMSPDPWRTNPFGRFWDRLRGRDVTPRYLSRLTKEERAIEQKWRTVGTIRRYILLLLTLSQTVVATWYMKTVLPYQGWALINPLDMAGQDLWISFMQLLPYVLQSGILVLFAILFFWISAGFWTALMGFLQLLIGRDKYSISSSVVGNEPLNPEHRTALIMPICNEDVDRVFAGLRATWESIKATGQQQHFDVYILSDSYDPDICVSEQKAWMELIAEVQGEGRIFYRRRRRRVKRKSGNIDDFCRRWGSQYSYMVVLDADSVMTGECLTQLVRLMEANPNAGIIQSSPRAAGMDTLYARCQQFATRVYGPLFTAGLHFWQLGESHYWGHNAIIRVKPFIEHCALAPLPGEGSFAGSILSHDFVEAALMRRAGWGVWIAYDLPGSYEELPPNLLDELKRDRRWCHGNLMNFRLFLVKGMHPVHRAVFLTGVMSYLSAPLWFMFLALSTALQIVHVLTEPQYFLQPRQLFPVWPQWRPELAIALFASTMVLLFLPKLLSIILVWCKGPKAYGGFFRVTLSLLLEVLFSVLLAPVRMMFHTVFVASAFMGWKVVWNSPQRDDDSTPWREAFKRHGSQLLLGLVWATGMAWLDLRFLFWLAPIVFSLILSPFVSVISSRATLGLRALRCKLFLIPEEYSPPPVLQDTDKYLVVNHQRALDNGFMHAIFNPSFNALATAMATARHGQSEALEITRERHIEQALSEKPEKLDREHCLLLLSDPATMSRLHYRVWAAPEQYAAWVTAYQQLVLNPQALVLKTK
- the mdoG gene encoding glucans biosynthesis protein MdoG, whose product is MKIKSQMIQLRWLSAVVMLSLCTPSAWAFSIDDVAKEARTLAGKSYEAPKSNLPSVFRDMKYAEYQQIQFNHDKAYWNNQKIPFRLEFYHQGMYFDTPVTINEVTASSVRKIKYSPDYFDFGNVKFDKNTVKNLGFAGFKILYPINNKEKRDEIVSMLGASYFRVIGMGQVYGLSARGLAIDTALPSGEEFPRFREYWIERPKPLDKRLTIYALLDSPRATGAYRFVVMPGRNTTVDVQSKVYLRDKVGKLSIAPLTSMFLFGSNQPSPTLNYRPELHDSDGLAILAGNDEWIWRPLNNPKRLAVSSYTMENPKGFGLLQRGRQFSRFEDLDDRYDLRPGAWITPKGDWGKGKIELVEIPTNDETNDNIVTYWIPDQLPEPGKEMEFQYSIVFSRDEDKLHAPDNAYVLQTRRAVGDVKQSNLTRQPDGTVAFIVDFTGAEMKKLPADTPITAQVSSNDNADIIENVVRYNPAVKGWRMILRVKVKDPKKTTEMRAALVNADQTLSETWSYQLPANE
- the mdoC gene encoding glucans biosynthesis protein MdoC; translated protein: MKNTPPQREYFLDSIRAWLMLLGIPFHLSLIYSTHHWHVNSAVPSWGLTLFNDFIHAFRMQVFFVISGYFSYMLFLRYPLRKWWTIRIERVAIPMLTAIPLLTVPQFIMLQYTRGKAARWHTLSGYDHFNILSWELISHLWFLLVLVLLTSLAVVLFRWLNHRRSRNLSPLSDTVTLSKISLLFLLLGVLYALFRRTLFILYAPVLSNGLFHFMVMQTLFYLPFFLLGAQIFINPRLKKRFTTPSPGCFLGAVLGFIAYRLNQHYGSGSEWLYEMDAIITMVLGVWMVNVVFSLGYRLLDFQSIRVTYFVNASLFIYLVHHPLTLLYGVWIAPMIQSNGAGFIAGLVFVMGIALMLYEAHLRLPLLRFLFSGKYPAAGVKSSLLPAATPFPVHGSSD
- a CDS encoding molecular chaperone; this translates as MNEFSMLCRVLGSLFYRSPQDPLLIPLFDVIREGKLAASWPLEQDKLLKRLQKNCAIPALTADYNALFVGEACSVSPQGGCWSEALNEPDVRHFLSQHGVPCEEGKADHIGALLLAASWLEDHRAINEDENAILETLFARYIMPWYATFLGKVEAHAVTPFWRAMAPLTREAISAMWDELQESTQS
- a CDS encoding phosphatase; this encodes MYPVDLHMHTVASTHAYSTLHDYIAQAKLKGIKLFAITDHGPEMADAPHYWHFVNMRIWPRRVDGIAILRGIEANIKNVHGEIDCSDAMLSSLDLLLAGFHEPVFAPQNKAVHTEAMIATMARGAVHIISHPGNPKFPIDIPEVAKAAAQYQVALEINNSSFVSSRAGSEHNCREIAAAVRDAGGWVALGSDSHTAFTLGEFTACRKILDDVNFPEDRILNVSPRRLLDFLIARGMPAIPEFADL
- a CDS encoding IS1 family transposase (programmed frameshift); this encodes MAKIDVTCPFCQQTEPVKKHGVGKSGFQRYRCQSCCRTFQTDYAYRACRPGMKEQIVDLAMNNAGIRDTARTLHISINAVVRTLKNPAPRCVTTLPLDNQQIQLICEVDEMWSFAGSKKQQRWLWYAWEPRLKRIIAPTFGRRSKKTLRRLLRLLSGFHVAFWCTDNFSAYDILPDKKHIRGKLYTQRIERENLNLRNRLKRLNRKTLGYSKSVEMHDRIIGTFIERKYYV
- a CDS encoding bacteriocin immunity protein; this encodes MELKSKLEEYTEDEFRSFLNEFFTNPKKLKGKERQQYIDKLVAHFDLIVKHPEGNGLLFYPPDDREDSPDGVINEIIRWRKSQGLPLFKDSQRE
- a CDS encoding HNH endonuclease signature motif containing protein, with amino-acid sequence MRQFKSLNQMEIREGNAPFSIVPEQVGGRKRFEIHHIKRIIDGGAVYDFENMRIYTVRNHISLHSKKDR